A window from Bombus pascuorum chromosome 12, iyBomPasc1.1, whole genome shotgun sequence encodes these proteins:
- the LOC132912741 gene encoding uncharacterized protein LOC132912741, with protein sequence MDSRFGEYLRRIEKEATIRCHHCDERVDSAQYTLEHCPSRENLPTPAVLRDLLTSEGGRRAVAFFCEQIMLQKEAAKRERQQSYHPERINNRRRVIVEVSAGMNPALSRALYPESAGYL encoded by the coding sequence ATGGATTCTCGCTTCGGCGAGTATTTACGTCGGATCGAGAAGGAGGCGACCATAAGGTGTCACCACTGTGATGAGAGAGTGGACTCGGCGCAGTACACGCTGGAGCATTGCCCGAGCCGGGAGAATCTCCCAACACCGGCGGTGCTTAGAGATCTGCTGACAAGCGAGGGTGGTAGAAGGGCGGTCGCCTTCTTTTGCGAGCAGATCATGCTCCAGAAGGAGGCCGCGAAAAGGGAAAGGCAGCAAAGTTACCATCCAGAGAGGATCAATAACCGAAGAAgggtcatcgtggaggtttcAGCCGGTATGAATCCAGCATTATCCCGTGCCCTCTACCCGGAGAGTGCAGGATACCTATGA